The following coding sequences are from one Kallotenue papyrolyticum window:
- a CDS encoding 4Fe-4S binding protein — protein MTATPEPASRAQAAGGGGVITVRRPDGRLPAGQGMLQGMLIVLRHFVKSFTTYGATKRQHEGMFTVEYPEERLAVPETFRNMPILLYDDATGHELCTACFQCERICPPKVIHITQARDPQTGKPVPAAEEFVIEYDSCMSCGYCHEVCPFDAIKMDHFYELSTADHLSMDVRKAELNRPISYYRAIAPELWAEVETQAMKKLQNNIKRRPGTIGIAPQMLARQLAAAPAASPASAAPGPSAATGAQQPGDKAQRLEAIRAANAARRAAAAPAGEPGTQLAESQAAAAGPPPAAPGKSMSPEKLARLEAIRAAKRAQQGTAASAAVPPTPPAPDEAASAAAPGGESGGGPSSPPAAPGKNMSPEKLARLEAIRAAKRAQRENQ, from the coding sequence ATGACAGCGACTCCCGAACCTGCTTCACGCGCCCAAGCGGCGGGCGGCGGCGGTGTGATCACCGTGCGGCGGCCCGACGGGCGGTTGCCCGCCGGCCAGGGCATGCTCCAGGGCATGCTGATCGTGCTGCGCCACTTCGTCAAATCGTTCACGACCTACGGCGCAACCAAGCGGCAGCACGAGGGCATGTTTACGGTTGAGTATCCGGAGGAGCGCCTGGCCGTGCCGGAGACCTTCCGCAACATGCCCATTCTGCTCTACGACGATGCCACCGGCCATGAGCTGTGTACCGCCTGCTTCCAGTGCGAGCGCATCTGCCCACCCAAGGTGATTCACATCACCCAGGCGCGCGATCCGCAGACGGGCAAGCCCGTGCCCGCCGCCGAGGAGTTCGTCATCGAATACGACTCGTGCATGAGTTGCGGCTACTGCCATGAGGTCTGCCCCTTTGATGCGATCAAGATGGATCATTTCTATGAGCTCTCGACGGCCGATCACTTAAGCATGGATGTGCGCAAGGCGGAGCTCAACCGTCCGATCTCCTACTACCGCGCCATCGCACCGGAGCTGTGGGCCGAGGTCGAGACGCAGGCCATGAAAAAGCTGCAGAACAACATCAAGCGCCGCCCCGGCACGATCGGCATCGCGCCGCAGATGCTCGCCAGGCAGTTGGCTGCCGCACCGGCAGCCTCCCCCGCATCCGCCGCGCCGGGCCCATCGGCAGCGACCGGCGCGCAGCAACCCGGTGACAAGGCCCAGCGGCTGGAGGCCATTCGCGCCGCCAACGCCGCCAGACGCGCTGCCGCAGCACCCGCGGGCGAGCCGGGTACGCAGCTGGCCGAGTCCCAGGCTGCTGCAGCGGGCCCGCCGCCGGCCGCTCCCGGCAAGAGCATGTCGCCGGAGAAGCTGGCGCGCCTGGAGGCCATTCGCGCCGCCAAGCGCGCGCAGCAGGGTACGGCAGCAAGCGCGGCGGTGCCACCGACGCCACCTGCCCCTGACGAGGCCGCGTCGGCAGCCGCGCCCGGTGGAGAGTCTGGCGGGGGACCATCATCGCCGCCGGCAGCGCCGGGCAAAAATATGTCGCCGGAGAAGCTGGCGCGGCTGGAGGCGATCCGCGCCGCCAAGCGCGCGCAGCGGGAGAACCAGTGA
- a CDS encoding complex I subunit 4 family protein, giving the protein MNLIPIEALPELPYLTLIWLVMLLGAVIIAALPGRAREAIRWTAASVALISLLLSLLVYLAYDPQGRTFQFVEQAPWIPSLGISYFVGVDGIGIAMLLLNGLVIFTGTLISWNIEHRTKEYFVLLLLLVVGVYGVFMSLDLFLFFVFYELAVLPMYLLIAVWGSTRKEYGAMKLTLYLMVGSAFAIIGLIAVYFGSGLRTFNLIDLANLSPGFSTGFQIAFFLPLFVGFGVLAGMFPFHTWSPTGHVAAPTAVSMLHAGVLMKLGAFGCLRAAIWLMPVGAQIWAPLIVTLTLFNVVYGAYIAMAQRDFKYVIGYSSVSHMGFVVMGLAALNATALNGAVLQMFAHGIMTALFFAVVGRMVYDRTHTRQLPELGGLGRVMPLAAVLFILGGLSSMGMPGTAGFFAEFNIFLGVWQRFPLVAALAGLAIPITAAYVLRVTRAVFFGAIKNPAFYRLPKLTWQEWATGLILAPWIIAVGLFPNLLHPMIDRSVAPVVQRLEVARARLAETGNPLLGGSVSAQELDQRP; this is encoded by the coding sequence ATGAACCTGATCCCGATCGAGGCTTTGCCGGAGCTGCCGTATCTGACGCTGATCTGGCTGGTCATGCTGCTTGGCGCGGTGATCATCGCTGCGCTGCCGGGGCGCGCCCGCGAGGCGATCCGCTGGACGGCGGCGAGCGTCGCGCTGATCTCGCTGCTGCTGTCGTTGCTGGTCTATCTGGCCTACGATCCGCAGGGCAGAACCTTCCAGTTCGTTGAGCAGGCGCCCTGGATCCCGTCCCTGGGCATCTCCTACTTCGTGGGCGTGGATGGCATCGGCATCGCTATGCTGCTGCTCAACGGGCTGGTAATCTTTACCGGCACGCTGATCTCATGGAACATCGAGCACCGCACCAAAGAATATTTCGTGCTGCTGTTGCTGCTGGTGGTGGGCGTGTACGGCGTTTTCATGTCGCTCGATCTGTTTCTGTTCTTTGTCTTCTACGAGCTGGCCGTGCTGCCGATGTACCTGTTGATCGCGGTGTGGGGCTCGACGCGCAAGGAATACGGCGCCATGAAGCTGACGCTGTACCTGATGGTCGGCTCGGCGTTCGCGATCATCGGCCTGATCGCGGTGTACTTCGGCTCCGGCCTGCGCACCTTCAATCTGATCGACCTGGCCAACCTCAGCCCGGGCTTCTCGACCGGCTTCCAGATCGCCTTTTTCCTGCCGTTGTTTGTGGGCTTTGGCGTGCTGGCCGGCATGTTCCCGTTTCATACCTGGTCGCCGACCGGGCATGTGGCTGCGCCGACGGCGGTCTCGATGCTGCATGCCGGCGTGCTGATGAAGCTGGGTGCCTTTGGTTGTCTGCGCGCGGCGATCTGGCTTATGCCCGTAGGCGCGCAGATCTGGGCCCCACTGATCGTCACCCTGACGTTGTTTAACGTGGTCTATGGCGCCTACATCGCCATGGCGCAGCGCGACTTCAAGTACGTCATCGGCTACTCATCGGTGTCGCACATGGGCTTTGTGGTCATGGGCCTGGCCGCGCTCAACGCGACGGCGCTCAACGGCGCGGTGTTGCAGATGTTTGCGCACGGCATCATGACCGCGCTCTTCTTCGCAGTGGTCGGGCGTATGGTCTATGATCGGACGCATACCCGCCAGTTGCCGGAGCTGGGCGGTCTGGGCCGGGTCATGCCTTTGGCTGCGGTGCTGTTCATTCTGGGCGGCCTGAGCTCGATGGGCATGCCCGGTACCGCCGGCTTCTTCGCCGAGTTCAACATCTTTCTGGGCGTGTGGCAGCGCTTCCCGCTGGTCGCCGCGCTGGCCGGCCTGGCGATCCCGATCACCGCGGCGTACGTGCTGCGCGTGACGCGCGCGGTCTTCTTTGGCGCGATCAAGAATCCGGCCTTCTACCGCTTGCCGAAGCTGACCTGGCAGGAGTGGGCGACCGGCCTGATCCTGGCGCCGTGGATCATCGCTGTGGGTCTCTTTCCCAACCTGCTGCACCCGATGATCGATCGCAGCGTCGCGCCGGTGGTGCAGCGGCTGGAGGTGGCGCGCGCGCGGCTGGCGGAGACGGGCAATCCGTTGTTGGGTGGCAGCGTCTCGGCGCAGGAGCTGGATCAACGGCCATGA
- a CDS encoding complex I subunit 4 family protein, with protein MGEAYLNMRGGVPWLSLMIFLPLLGALLTALVPERRNAGLHRWGALLLSLMPLGIALYVAVTYRAGTTDNGLQQVYDYVERLPWITVLGIEYKLGVDGIALPLVLLTTLLTPVAILASFNLRERPAAFLSLILLLETTLLGAFLALNWFLFFIFWEVSLVPSFFLINSWGRTPERRREAALKFFVYTMAGSVGMLFAFEIFYLATRAAGRGTLDIVELTRLAQGLPVAGLSGDLTQLVYGYLQDLGVVGVLGGSPPFYMAVLFLATFVALAVKLAVWPFHSWLPDAYGESPTPVSMLLAGVVTKMGGYAMLRLLLPIFPAQMQQAAMLLGGLALMSILVGAWVAYHIARVPLRGEGKLNDLKLVIAYLSINHMGYVMLAIAAAGAAGALADLNSRAIAVNGALVQMVAHGLSTAALFFLAGSLAERSGSYELSAFGGLRMALPALAGLMGVAMFANLGLPGLAGFVGEFFIFRGAWDALPVWTALAMIGLVLSALALLLMYQRIFFGPINPRLRALPDLSPREWGVLLPLLALLIALGIYPLPLMRLANETALALVRFFAGA; from the coding sequence ATGGGAGAAGCCTATCTGAATATGCGTGGTGGCGTGCCCTGGCTGAGTCTGATGATCTTTCTGCCCCTGCTGGGCGCGCTCCTGACGGCGCTCGTGCCGGAGCGCCGTAATGCTGGCCTACACCGCTGGGGTGCGTTGCTGCTGAGCCTGATGCCGCTGGGCATCGCGCTCTATGTCGCCGTGACCTACCGTGCCGGCACTACCGACAACGGCCTGCAACAGGTCTATGACTATGTCGAGCGGCTGCCCTGGATCACCGTGCTGGGCATCGAGTACAAGCTGGGCGTGGACGGCATCGCCCTGCCGTTGGTGCTGCTGACCACGCTGCTCACGCCGGTAGCCATCCTGGCCTCCTTCAACCTGCGCGAACGCCCGGCGGCGTTCCTGTCGCTGATCCTGTTGCTGGAGACCACGCTGCTGGGCGCGTTTTTGGCGCTCAACTGGTTTCTGTTCTTTATCTTCTGGGAAGTCTCGCTGGTACCGAGCTTCTTCCTGATCAACAGCTGGGGCCGGACTCCGGAGCGCCGCCGCGAGGCTGCGCTCAAGTTCTTCGTATACACGATGGCCGGCTCGGTCGGCATGCTCTTCGCCTTCGAGATCTTCTACCTGGCGACGCGCGCCGCCGGACGCGGCACGCTGGATATCGTCGAGCTGACGCGCCTGGCGCAGGGCCTGCCGGTTGCCGGGCTGTCGGGTGACCTGACGCAGCTGGTCTATGGCTACCTGCAGGACCTGGGCGTGGTTGGCGTGCTGGGCGGCTCGCCACCCTTCTACATGGCCGTGCTGTTTCTGGCAACCTTTGTCGCGCTGGCGGTGAAGCTGGCGGTGTGGCCCTTCCATAGCTGGCTGCCGGATGCCTATGGCGAGTCGCCCACGCCGGTGTCGATGCTGCTGGCCGGCGTTGTCACCAAGATGGGCGGCTATGCTATGCTGCGCCTGTTGCTGCCGATCTTTCCGGCGCAGATGCAGCAGGCGGCCATGTTGCTTGGCGGGCTGGCGCTGATGAGCATCCTGGTCGGCGCGTGGGTGGCCTACCATATCGCCCGCGTGCCGTTGCGCGGCGAAGGCAAGCTCAACGATCTCAAGCTGGTGATCGCCTACCTGTCGATCAACCACATGGGCTATGTCATGCTGGCGATCGCCGCGGCGGGCGCGGCCGGGGCGCTGGCCGATCTCAACAGCCGGGCGATCGCCGTCAACGGCGCGCTGGTGCAGATGGTCGCGCATGGCCTGTCAACGGCGGCGCTCTTCTTCCTGGCGGGCAGTCTGGCCGAGCGCAGCGGCTCCTACGAGCTGAGCGCCTTCGGCGGGCTGCGCATGGCGCTGCCGGCGCTGGCCGGACTGATGGGCGTCGCCATGTTCGCCAACCTAGGACTGCCCGGGCTGGCCGGCTTTGTGGGCGAATTCTTCATCTTCCGTGGCGCCTGGGACGCGCTGCCGGTATGGACCGCGCTGGCGATGATCGGGCTGGTGCTCTCGGCGCTGGCGCTGCTGCTGATGTACCAACGCATCTTTTTCGGGCCGATCAACCCCCGGCTGCGCGCGCTGCCCGACCTGTCGCCGCGCGAGTGGGGCGTGCTGCTGCCGCTGCTGGCCCTGCTGATTGCGCTGGGGATCTATCCGTTGCCGCTGATGCGCCTGGCGAACGAGACGGCGCTGGCGCTGGTGCGCTTCTTTGCAGGAGCGTAA
- a CDS encoding NADH-quinone oxidoreductase subunit J has translation MTYDIASFVIGLLFWVLSAVVLGSALMVVVARDVVHAALWLIASFAGVAGLYFLLEAPFIGVVQILVYTGAVSILVLFAIMLTRHGPERGALRFERWWIAALVALGLFAGVMLPTIWTPELRDPDTGALTYWPQVERVAPTAPQAEGAAAPIAGAREIGVAFMHEYYLPFWLGNILLLVALIGAIVIAYEERARRRRVLTLAEEAELRRALAGLTAEGAATERAALLPAALEERNREAQP, from the coding sequence ATGACGTATGATATCGCCAGTTTTGTGATCGGCCTGCTGTTCTGGGTGCTGTCCGCCGTGGTGCTGGGCAGCGCGCTCATGGTGGTCGTCGCCCGCGATGTGGTGCATGCCGCGCTCTGGCTGATCGCGTCCTTCGCCGGCGTGGCCGGGCTGTATTTTCTGCTGGAAGCGCCCTTTATCGGCGTGGTGCAGATCCTGGTGTACACCGGCGCAGTCTCGATCCTGGTGCTGTTCGCGATCATGCTGACGCGGCACGGGCCGGAGCGGGGCGCCTTGCGCTTCGAGCGCTGGTGGATCGCAGCGTTGGTGGCGCTGGGCCTGTTCGCGGGCGTCATGCTACCGACGATCTGGACGCCCGAACTGCGCGATCCCGACACGGGTGCGCTTACCTACTGGCCGCAGGTGGAGCGTGTGGCACCGACCGCGCCGCAGGCGGAGGGTGCCGCAGCGCCGATCGCCGGCGCGCGCGAGATCGGTGTTGCCTTCATGCACGAGTACTATCTGCCCTTCTGGCTGGGCAACATCCTGCTGCTGGTGGCGCTGATCGGTGCGATCGTGATCGCCTATGAGGAGCGCGCCCGGCGGCGGCGCGTGCTGACCCTGGCCGAAGAGGCCGAACTGCGTCGCGCGCTGGCCGGCCTCACCGCCGAAGGAGCTGCCACCGAGCGTGCCGCGCTGTTGCCCGCTGCCTTGGAGGAACGCAATCGGGAGGCGCAGCCATGA
- the nuoL gene encoding NADH-quinone oxidoreductase subunit L yields MDFFAIAWLIPLLPLLAFVAITLLAPFYRSRLISAWLAIGAMLIATLLAWGLLIQGVATLFAPGHSEHALLASTTAHATPQADEHGAAHFAGFGPAYSVSLPWTVAGESLVRFGYRIDAPVALMLAMVTLASFCIHLFSLGYMARDEYPPGHERQSRFFSFIALFTAAMLGMVMADNLLLFFVCWEIMGLCSYLLIGFWYFKPSAYHAARKAFITTRIGDVLMMLGLFYLYTEAGSLTLGSDDGQIFAPAFLERISTQTTWAGMSVATAIALLLFMGTVGKSAQFPLHVWLPDAMEGPTPVSALIHAATMVAAGVFLVARTYPIFLASPTALAVVALIGTFTALFAALIAVAQFDIKRILAYSTLSQLGFMVAALGVGGWVAALFHLLTHAFFKALLFLGAGSVIHGMEAAVGHDPERAQDIRNMGGLARWMRTTWLTYLIGAAALAGVPFFAGFFSKDEILLEAFRRGDALGWAVYLTLTLAAFLTAFYMTRQVVVVFHGSFRGFAPRPRDPRQEYSEAVPVESSDVPPALTPEVAAPALGVSATAAQATHHHGAHHTPHESPLSMTLPLIVLAVFALGAGLANLPDWGLPLPAHWLSDVLGQPAPPFSWTVAGIATLVALAGIVLGGLVYRNAFAQATDPDPLAARLPGLFRVLNAKFYVDEFYAATLGRLVRRLGRALAAFDRRVVDGAVTGIGLGQLLLAKINFIIDDLVLNQGADALANSTQYTGDGLRQTITGKIQDYGVLIFVGILLIALVYLYAF; encoded by the coding sequence ATGGATTTCTTCGCCATCGCCTGGCTGATCCCGCTGCTGCCGCTCCTGGCGTTCGTGGCGATCACCCTGCTGGCGCCGTTCTACCGCAGCCGGCTGATCAGCGCCTGGCTGGCGATCGGCGCAATGCTGATCGCCACGCTACTAGCCTGGGGCCTGCTGATCCAGGGCGTCGCCACACTGTTCGCGCCGGGGCACAGCGAGCATGCTCTGCTGGCCAGTACCACCGCACATGCAACGCCGCAGGCAGACGAGCATGGCGCGGCCCATTTCGCGGGCTTCGGCCCGGCCTATAGCGTCAGTCTGCCCTGGACCGTCGCCGGCGAGTCGCTGGTGCGCTTCGGCTACCGCATCGACGCGCCGGTGGCTCTGATGCTGGCGATGGTCACACTGGCCTCGTTCTGCATCCATCTCTTCTCGCTGGGCTACATGGCGCGCGACGAGTACCCGCCGGGGCATGAGCGCCAGTCGCGCTTCTTTTCGTTCATCGCGCTCTTCACCGCCGCCATGCTCGGCATGGTCATGGCCGACAATCTCCTGCTCTTCTTCGTCTGCTGGGAGATCATGGGCCTGTGCTCGTACCTGCTGATCGGCTTCTGGTACTTCAAGCCTTCGGCCTACCATGCCGCGCGCAAGGCGTTTATCACCACGCGCATCGGCGATGTGTTGATGATGCTGGGCCTCTTCTACCTGTACACCGAGGCCGGCTCGCTGACGCTGGGCAGCGATGATGGCCAGATCTTCGCGCCCGCCTTTCTGGAGCGCATCAGCACGCAGACGACCTGGGCCGGTATGAGCGTCGCGACGGCGATCGCGCTGTTGCTGTTTATGGGCACCGTCGGCAAGTCGGCGCAGTTTCCGCTGCATGTCTGGCTGCCCGACGCGATGGAAGGCCCAACGCCGGTCTCGGCGCTGATCCACGCGGCGACGATGGTCGCTGCGGGTGTGTTCCTGGTGGCGCGCACCTACCCGATCTTTCTGGCCAGTCCTACGGCGCTGGCCGTAGTAGCGCTGATCGGCACTTTTACGGCGCTGTTTGCGGCCTTGATCGCCGTCGCGCAGTTCGATATCAAGCGCATTTTGGCCTATTCCACGCTGTCGCAGCTTGGCTTTATGGTGGCGGCGCTGGGCGTGGGCGGCTGGGTCGCCGCGCTGTTCCACCTGCTGACGCACGCTTTCTTCAAGGCGCTGCTCTTTCTGGGCGCCGGCTCGGTGATCCACGGCATGGAAGCGGCGGTGGGCCATGATCCCGAGCGCGCGCAGGATATCCGCAACATGGGCGGTCTGGCGCGTTGGATGCGCACCACCTGGCTCACCTACCTGATCGGCGCTGCCGCGCTGGCGGGCGTGCCCTTCTTTGCGGGCTTCTTCTCCAAGGACGAGATCCTGCTGGAAGCCTTCCGGCGCGGCGATGCGCTGGGCTGGGCGGTGTATCTCACGCTGACGCTCGCCGCCTTTCTGACGGCCTTCTACATGACGCGCCAGGTGGTGGTCGTCTTCCATGGATCGTTCCGCGGCTTCGCGCCACGGCCACGTGACCCACGGCAGGAGTACAGCGAGGCGGTGCCGGTGGAAAGCTCCGACGTGCCGCCGGCGCTCACGCCGGAGGTCGCGGCACCGGCGCTGGGGGTGAGCGCCACGGCGGCGCAGGCCACCCACCACCACGGCGCGCACCACACGCCGCACGAGTCGCCCCTGAGCATGACGCTGCCGCTGATCGTCTTGGCCGTGTTTGCGCTGGGCGCAGGGCTGGCCAACCTGCCCGACTGGGGCCTGCCCCTGCCGGCGCACTGGTTGTCGGATGTGCTGGGCCAGCCCGCGCCGCCGTTCAGTTGGACCGTCGCCGGCATTGCCACGCTGGTGGCGCTGGCCGGCATTGTGCTGGGCGGGCTGGTGTACCGCAACGCCTTCGCGCAGGCCACCGATCCCGATCCGCTCGCAGCGCGCCTGCCGGGGCTGTTCCGCGTGCTCAACGCCAAGTTCTACGTCGATGAGTTCTATGCGGCCACCCTGGGCCGTCTTGTGCGCCGGCTGGGCCGCGCGCTGGCCGCCTTCGACCGGCGCGTGGTGGACGGAGCAGTCACCGGCATCGGTCTGGGGCAGTTGCTGCTGGCCAAGATCAACTTCATCATCGATGACCTGGTTCTGAATCAGGGCGCGGACGCGCTGGCCAACTCGACGCAGTACACCGGCGACGGGCTGCGCCAGACGATCACCGGCAAGATTCAGGACTACGGCGTGCTGATTTTCGTCGGGATTCTGCTGATCGCGTTGGTGTATCTGTACGCTTTCTGA
- the nuoH gene encoding NADH-quinone oxidoreductase subunit NuoH: protein MRGLWTLIFGEGWLATLATYVTITTAILIVGPLMMMLFTWIERRGIAYMQDRKGPNRVGPFGLFQPLAEAIKTMTKEDITPRGADRWVHLLAPVVIMFSTVMAFAVIPWGNLMPPTADMNVAVLFVVAVSAIHTLGLLMAGWGSNNKFALLGGMRGVAQAISYEIPQVMSLVAIVLMAGTMSVKQIVLNQTMNFGLGWYVFNPVGLFAFLIFWIAALAEGERTPFDIPEAESEIVAGHMTEYSGMKFAVFYLANYMTNLAICALAAGLFLGGGAGPGTTLAYIGTPLSVIYFLIKTIGLFFVMVWLRGTLPRLRVDQLMAFAWKFLLPLALINTFSAAIWVAITQWGAPQNLPQLDQLTPALRLVIAYVVTGALNIGAFLWMVRAGARRRVALPGTVGAA, encoded by the coding sequence ATGCGTGGCTTGTGGACCCTGATCTTCGGCGAAGGCTGGCTGGCCACCCTGGCCACCTACGTCACAATCACCACCGCGATCCTGATCGTCGGGCCGTTGATGATGATGCTGTTCACCTGGATCGAACGGCGCGGGATTGCCTACATGCAGGATCGCAAAGGGCCCAATCGCGTCGGGCCGTTCGGCCTGTTCCAGCCGCTGGCCGAAGCGATCAAGACCATGACCAAGGAGGACATTACCCCGCGCGGCGCGGATCGCTGGGTGCACCTGCTCGCGCCGGTGGTGATCATGTTCTCGACGGTGATGGCCTTCGCCGTGATCCCCTGGGGCAACCTCATGCCGCCCACCGCCGATATGAACGTCGCGGTGCTGTTTGTGGTGGCGGTCTCGGCGATCCATACGCTGGGCCTGCTGATGGCCGGCTGGGGCTCGAACAACAAGTTCGCCCTGCTGGGCGGCATGCGCGGCGTGGCGCAGGCGATCTCCTACGAGATCCCGCAGGTGATGTCGTTGGTGGCGATCGTGTTGATGGCCGGCACGATGAGCGTCAAGCAGATCGTGCTCAACCAGACCATGAACTTCGGCCTGGGCTGGTATGTCTTCAACCCGGTTGGCCTGTTCGCGTTTCTGATCTTCTGGATCGCTGCGCTGGCCGAGGGTGAGCGCACGCCCTTCGATATCCCCGAAGCCGAGTCGGAGATCGTCGCCGGGCATATGACCGAATATTCCGGCATGAAGTTCGCCGTGTTCTACCTGGCCAACTACATGACCAACCTGGCGATCTGCGCGCTGGCGGCGGGCCTGTTCCTGGGCGGTGGCGCCGGGCCGGGCACGACGCTGGCCTACATCGGCACGCCACTCTCGGTGATCTATTTTCTGATCAAAACGATTGGCCTGTTCTTTGTGATGGTCTGGCTGCGTGGCACGCTGCCGCGCCTGCGCGTCGATCAGTTGATGGCCTTTGCCTGGAAGTTTTTGCTGCCGCTGGCGCTGATCAATACCTTCAGCGCGGCGATCTGGGTGGCGATCACGCAGTGGGGCGCGCCGCAGAACCTGCCGCAGCTCGATCAGCTCACGCCGGCACTGCGCCTCGTGATCGCCTATGTGGTGACCGGCGCGCTCAATATCGGCGCCTTTCTCTGGATGGTGCGCGCCGGCGCGCGTCGCCGCGTGGCGCTGCCGGGTACAGTGGGCGCGGCCTGA
- a CDS encoding NADH-quinone oxidoreductase subunit N, which yields MMQFSFFPDLLKILPELMLLLLALIVIVFDLFSGDADEEQRFAEAASTTIMGLALVFVLVLVQGGFVINRLIDPATLDAQAGGLGGYLAGLLRNLQSVTDPTPGPNGVPGNVLLNGALIIDDLTMLARLLFIGAALLTALLIRDGGTAANPAEFFGLLLFATIGMNLMAGAGEMISAYLALELASVSLYVMAGYFKGNLKSSEAGMKYYIFGALSSAVLLYGLSLWYGYAAYHQIAQPTRFSAIINAVVEGVGSNLLYLALIFIIAGLGYKIAVVPFHAWSPDVYQGAPTPVTAFLSTASKAAGFVLLYRVLAEGFAPLSGAAAVGEHFGGWASMLAGIALVTMTYANLAALTQTNAKRLLAYSSIAHAGFLLLGLIAVYAPGEPRRFTQFGMTSLLYYLVVYTFTNLGAFGVLAAISRVTGGDDMSDLNGLYRRNLGLAALMAVFVLSLAGIPPLSGFLAKFMVFQAAWEVGAIWLVVVGVLNTIIGLYYYLRLLKAMFVHEALDERLVAVPGGTHLALLVSAALVVVLGLLPSLVLPAIQAVTQVAAR from the coding sequence ATGATGCAGTTTAGCTTTTTCCCCGATCTGCTCAAGATCTTGCCGGAGCTGATGCTGCTGCTGCTGGCGCTGATCGTGATCGTCTTCGATCTCTTCAGCGGCGATGCCGACGAGGAGCAGCGCTTCGCCGAAGCGGCCTCGACGACGATCATGGGTCTGGCGTTGGTGTTCGTGCTGGTGCTGGTGCAGGGCGGCTTCGTGATCAACCGCCTGATCGATCCGGCCACGCTCGATGCGCAGGCCGGCGGCCTCGGCGGCTACCTGGCCGGCCTGCTGCGCAACCTGCAGAGCGTCACCGACCCGACGCCCGGGCCGAACGGTGTGCCCGGCAACGTGCTGCTCAACGGCGCGCTGATCATCGATGATCTGACCATGCTGGCGCGGCTGCTGTTCATCGGCGCGGCCCTGCTGACGGCGCTGCTGATCCGCGATGGTGGCACAGCGGCCAATCCGGCAGAGTTCTTCGGCCTGTTGCTCTTCGCCACCATCGGCATGAACCTGATGGCCGGCGCGGGCGAGATGATCAGCGCCTACCTGGCGCTGGAGCTGGCCTCGGTGTCGCTCTATGTCATGGCCGGCTACTTCAAGGGCAACCTCAAATCCTCGGAAGCCGGCATGAAGTACTACATCTTCGGCGCGCTCTCGTCGGCAGTGCTGTTGTATGGGCTTTCGCTCTGGTATGGCTACGCGGCCTATCATCAGATCGCACAGCCCACGCGCTTCAGCGCCATCATCAACGCGGTTGTCGAGGGCGTCGGTTCGAATCTGCTCTATCTGGCGCTGATCTTCATCATCGCCGGCCTGGGCTACAAGATCGCGGTCGTGCCGTTTCATGCCTGGTCGCCCGATGTGTACCAGGGCGCGCCCACGCCCGTGACCGCTTTTCTCTCCACGGCATCCAAAGCGGCGGGCTTCGTCCTGCTCTACCGCGTGCTGGCCGAGGGCTTCGCACCGTTGAGCGGTGCTGCAGCCGTGGGCGAGCACTTCGGCGGTTGGGCCAGCATGCTGGCCGGCATCGCCCTGGTGACGATGACCTACGCCAACCTGGCGGCGCTGACGCAGACCAACGCCAAGCGTCTGCTGGCCTATTCATCGATCGCGCATGCCGGGTTCCTGCTGCTGGGTCTGATCGCCGTGTATGCGCCCGGCGAGCCCCGGCGCTTCACACAGTTCGGCATGACCTCACTGCTGTACTACCTGGTGGTGTACACCTTCACCAACCTGGGCGCCTTTGGGGTGCTGGCGGCGATCAGCCGCGTGACCGGCGGCGATGACATGAGCGATCTCAATGGCCTCTACCGCCGTAACCTGGGCCTGGCCGCGTTGATGGCGGTGTTTGTGCTCTCGCTGGCCGGCATTCCCCCGCTGAGCGGCTTTCTGGCCAAGTTCATGGTCTTCCAGGCAGCCTGGGAGGTCGGCGCGATCTGGCTGGTGGTGGTGGGCGTGCTCAACACAATCATCGGCCTGTACTACTACCTGCGCCTGCTCAAAGCCATGTTCGTGCACGAGGCGCTGGACGAACGCCTGGTGGCCGTACCGGGCGGCACCCACCTGGCGCTGCTCGTCTCGGCGGCGCTGGTGGTCGTGCTGGGGCTGCTCCCCTCGCTCGTGCTGCCCGCGATCCAGGCGGTCACGCAGGTGGCGGCGCGCTGA
- the nuoK gene encoding NADH-quinone oxidoreductase subunit NuoK, translating to MTPSIVRAMPLEAFLTVAAALFCIGLYGALSRRNTVSILMGVELMLNAVVLNLIAFWRYLEPANANGLIFAIIAITVAAAEAAVGLAMVIAAYRTRLTINADEIDSLKG from the coding sequence ATGACCCCTTCGATCGTGCGCGCCATGCCGCTGGAAGCCTTTCTGACCGTGGCGGCGGCGCTGTTTTGCATCGGCTTGTACGGCGCGCTGTCGCGCCGCAACACGGTCAGCATCTTGATGGGCGTCGAGCTGATGCTGAACGCGGTGGTGCTCAACCTGATCGCCTTCTGGCGCTACCTCGAACCGGCTAACGCTAACGGGCTGATCTTCGCGATCATCGCCATCACCGTCGCGGCGGCCGAGGCGGCGGTGGGCCTGGCGATGGTGATCGCCGCCTACCGCACGCGCCTGACGATCAACGCCGATGAGATCGATAGCTTGAAGGGCTGA